A window of the Desulfurobacterium atlanticum genome harbors these coding sequences:
- a CDS encoding PQQ-like beta-propeller repeat protein translates to MIRFHVLVLFFSFFYVSQSFAAKVVFYLNFEGETHHHHEHSHKGSGFKVETVGIGNKTISLKRSFAPEETKKQFFIGIVDVPAGAYGSISLNGKSYTLSPSLSLKDNSVKAVFIKMKDENVQVFPQNILSVSKKQFFSIPSLDALGVIDEDSGFIVGFIGFPHSPYGLTVLDGKIYTGFENGQIAEVNTENGFWSGAVSIADVSLENRFLSSDRKIYIPEKGQNTICYFCPETGARFVVSTDGRIKDAFYIKKTGYLLVATENPSSVYLLSGGSGKIISTVSFPGDIVSVTGDDRFVYAADKEGKAIYRYSFNQKSIESFPVFESPLIVRSFEDFLFLASKSNLVVLNKATVSPYVVFNIRDVKEMSLSSDGRKVFVFTGKNTYYVINLDSLYVEASGDTPGLVFQAD, encoded by the coding sequence ATGATAAGATTTCATGTTTTAGTATTGTTTTTCTCTTTTTTTTATGTTTCCCAATCTTTTGCAGCTAAGGTGGTGTTTTACCTTAATTTTGAAGGGGAAACTCATCACCATCACGAGCACTCTCATAAAGGGAGCGGTTTTAAAGTTGAAACTGTCGGAATCGGGAATAAAACCATCTCTTTAAAAAGATCATTTGCACCAGAAGAGACAAAAAAGCAGTTTTTTATAGGTATAGTAGATGTTCCAGCTGGTGCTTATGGTAGTATCAGTTTAAACGGTAAATCTTATACTCTTTCGCCTTCTCTCTCTTTAAAAGATAACAGCGTAAAAGCCGTTTTTATTAAGATGAAAGATGAAAATGTTCAGGTTTTCCCTCAAAATATTCTCTCTGTTTCAAAAAAGCAGTTTTTTTCTATCCCTTCTCTTGATGCCCTTGGTGTTATAGATGAGGATAGCGGTTTTATCGTAGGGTTCATTGGATTTCCTCATTCTCCCTATGGCCTTACTGTTTTAGATGGAAAAATTTACACAGGGTTTGAAAATGGCCAGATAGCTGAAGTTAATACTGAAAATGGTTTTTGGTCAGGTGCTGTTTCTATAGCGGATGTTTCTTTAGAAAACAGGTTTTTATCTTCAGATAGAAAGATTTACATCCCTGAGAAAGGGCAAAATACCATTTGTTATTTCTGTCCTGAGACTGGGGCAAGGTTTGTCGTTTCAACAGATGGAAGGATTAAAGATGCTTTTTACATAAAGAAAACTGGTTATCTTCTTGTTGCCACAGAGAATCCTTCAAGTGTATATCTTTTAAGTGGTGGAAGTGGAAAAATTATTTCTACGGTTTCTTTCCCGGGGGATATTGTTTCTGTAACAGGTGATGATAGGTTTGTTTATGCTGCAGATAAGGAAGGGAAAGCTATTTATAGATATAGCTTTAACCAGAAGAGTATTGAGAGTTTTCCAGTGTTTGAATCTCCGTTAATTGTAAGAAGTTTTGAAGATTTTCTCTTTCTTGCTTCAAAAAGTAATTTGGTTGTTTTGAACAAAGCAACCGTTTCACCTTATGTTGTTTTTAACATTAGAGATGTTAAGGAGATGAGTTTATCTTCTGATGGTAGAAAAGTTTTTGTTTTCACAGGTAAAAACACTTATTACGTTATAAATCTTGATTCTCTGTATGTTGAAGCTTCAGGTGATACACCGGGTTTAGTTTTCCAGGCAGATTGA
- a CDS encoding GGDEF domain-containing protein: MKGDLKVKERVCEFLDGCLFPIFINDDEVWEKIETMFCKSDYKRCRRYVRRKQGYVVPVDLWPMDNETISELVYQLKFSLKNAVDKNRKTFAEFKNSFYYLSLQNKIDELIKADDIDEKHKKFLERFLSEFYSSLFIKDFDEAFFVKMAHFYVKSGISSSIFDPVYLVFSSELFEKFYKWSLETINDIDERIFLLSVVVKYSNFAYSFLKKNATMIQNLDLCFDAFLKLKEKEKQAFVDALTGVYNRNYLELLSSKLRKDYNYVIFIDLDDFKLVNDNFGHDVGDEVLKKVGEILQSCLRNGDIAVRYGGDEFLVVLNVPDGSIALKVAERIERKIKDISILTEKGKVSVSASIGVSKVCCAVPFIENIKEADKALYKAKEQGKGKIFMVC, translated from the coding sequence ATGAAAGGGGATTTGAAAGTGAAAGAAAGAGTGTGTGAATTTCTTGATGGTTGTCTTTTTCCTATTTTTATTAATGATGATGAGGTGTGGGAAAAGATAGAAACAATGTTTTGTAAAAGTGATTACAAGAGATGTCGAAGATATGTAAGAAGGAAGCAGGGATATGTTGTGCCAGTTGATCTTTGGCCTATGGATAATGAAACGATTTCAGAGCTTGTATATCAATTAAAGTTCTCTTTAAAAAACGCTGTTGACAAAAATAGAAAGACTTTTGCAGAGTTTAAAAATTCCTTCTATTATTTGAGTTTGCAGAATAAGATTGATGAGCTTATAAAAGCTGATGATATTGATGAGAAACATAAGAAATTTCTTGAAAGGTTTTTGTCTGAGTTTTACAGTTCTCTTTTTATTAAAGATTTTGATGAAGCTTTCTTTGTAAAGATGGCCCACTTTTATGTTAAATCAGGTATAAGTTCTTCTATTTTTGATCCGGTTTATCTTGTTTTTTCTTCTGAGCTTTTTGAAAAATTTTATAAATGGTCGCTTGAAACTATAAACGATATTGATGAGAGAATATTTCTTCTTTCTGTTGTTGTTAAATATTCAAATTTTGCCTATTCTTTTCTGAAAAAGAATGCGACTATGATTCAAAATCTTGATCTATGTTTTGATGCATTTTTAAAGCTTAAAGAAAAGGAAAAACAAGCTTTTGTTGATGCTTTAACAGGGGTGTATAACAGAAATTATCTTGAGCTTTTAAGTTCAAAGCTCAGAAAAGATTACAACTATGTTATTTTCATAGATCTTGATGATTTTAAACTTGTAAACGATAATTTTGGACATGATGTAGGTGATGAAGTGTTAAAAAAAGTCGGGGAAATTCTACAAAGCTGCTTGCGAAATGGTGATATAGCTGTTAGGTATGGTGGAGATGAGTTTCTTGTTGTTTTAAATGTCCCAGATGGAAGCATCGCTTTAAAAGTTGCAGAAAGGATAGAGAGAAAAATTAAAGATATAAGCATTTTAACGGAGAAAGGCAAAGTTAGTGTTTCTGCATCTATAGGTGTATCAAAAGTTTGCTGTGCTGTGCCTTTTATTGAAAATATTAAAGAAGCCGATAAAGCGCTTTATAAAGCAAAAGAGCAGGGTAAAGGAAAGATTTTTATGGTTTGTTAG
- a CDS encoding Crp/Fnr family transcriptional regulator codes for MSIYNILKTIPLFSSLPEKTIREIEYSLIEKHYSKGELIFSSYEKAKGVFILIEGKVKLYKSLSGKEQTLRIFTPVSMLGEAGTFKGENYPANAIALENSTLLLLEKTTLINIIKHNPETALKMLGILSERLFYLVNLVEKLTLKDAVSKVYEYIKENSNSKGEVEFKTSFVAMELGLTVETVSRAVSRLRKSGKIDKKGRKIILK; via the coding sequence TTGTCTATTTATAACATATTAAAGACAATTCCTCTTTTTTCCAGTTTACCAGAAAAAACAATTAGGGAAATAGAATATTCATTGATAGAAAAACACTACAGCAAAGGTGAACTTATTTTCTCCTCTTACGAAAAAGCAAAGGGTGTTTTTATTTTAATAGAAGGGAAAGTTAAGCTGTATAAATCCTTAAGTGGAAAGGAACAAACCCTTAGAATTTTTACACCAGTATCAATGCTGGGAGAAGCTGGAACTTTTAAAGGAGAAAATTATCCTGCAAACGCTATAGCTCTTGAAAATTCTACTCTTTTACTGCTTGAAAAAACAACGCTGATTAATATCATAAAACATAATCCAGAAACAGCACTAAAAATGCTTGGAATACTTTCTGAAAGATTGTTTTACCTTGTAAATCTTGTGGAGAAACTGACGCTGAAAGATGCTGTTTCAAAAGTTTACGAATACATAAAAGAGAATAGCAACTCTAAAGGAGAAGTTGAATTTAAAACAAGTTTTGTAGCAATGGAGCTGGGATTAACTGTTGAAACAGTATCAAGAGCAGTATCCCGCCTTAGAAAAAGCGGTAAAATAGACAAAAAAGGACGGAAAATTATTCTGAAATAA
- a CDS encoding nitrous oxide-stimulated promoter family protein: MSIEKEKKVIRKMIEIYCKGKHKTYHQLCEECKTLLNYSFTRLDLCPFKDNKPSCKKCPIHCYSPEMREKIRLVMKYSGPRMIFYTPLEWLKHKIEEIKHS; encoded by the coding sequence ATGAGTATAGAGAAGGAAAAGAAAGTTATAAGAAAAATGATTGAAATATACTGTAAAGGAAAACATAAAACCTACCATCAGCTTTGTGAAGAGTGTAAAACTCTTTTAAACTATTCGTTTACAAGGCTTGACCTTTGTCCCTTTAAAGACAACAAACCTTCCTGTAAAAAATGTCCCATCCATTGCTATTCACCTGAAATGAGAGAAAAAATAAGGCTGGTAATGAAATACAGCGGACCAAGAATGATATTTTACACACCTTTGGAGTGGCTAAAACATAAAATAGAAGAGATAAAACACAGTTGA
- the cooS gene encoding anaerobic carbon-monoxide dehydrogenase catalytic subunit has translation MLKKFFGSNTEEKNGKIISYHESINYMYEKVKKAQMSNVADRYEAMEKIRCKFCKEGISCQLCSMGPCRITPQTPRGVCGIDAHGIVMRNLLHKTNMGLAAYTYHAREVAETLKATAEGKTIYTIKDPSKIDLLADILDIDQSLELNEKAKAVAEKYLQLLAENRESTLVEKLAPESRKEVFRKLGIFPKGPYQELVDSVTRGMTNIDGDYITLALAALRNGVASVFGSLVPLELMQDALYGTPSPHEGEVDLGVLDPDYVNILPNGHEPFVGQALIELAKDEKFQQMAKEAGAKGIRVVGSIETGQELLARNNLSETFAGLTSNWIGIEYFLSSGAVDVFAMDMNCSLANLKEYADKYKFKLVAVTNIIGVPGSERIEYKPGNEKEVAEKIIKLAIENFKERKASVKPENLTSYRQKAIVGFSAEAIINALGGSLTPLLEVIKSGDIKGVVALVNCSSLGNGPQDKLTVELAKELIKRDILVIGAGCGNGGLQMAGLETLEAAEKYAGEKLKGVCKALGIPPVLSFGTCTDTGRIVMTVVAIANALGVDTADLPVAVTAPEYMEQKAVIDGFSAVAMGLYTHVSPTPPVTGSDKVVKLLLEDVEALTGGKIAIGDDPVAVADGIEAHILKKREALGI, from the coding sequence ATGCTTAAAAAATTCTTTGGGTCAAACACAGAGGAAAAAAACGGAAAAATTATAAGCTACCATGAAAGCATTAACTACATGTACGAAAAAGTTAAAAAAGCCCAGATGTCAAACGTTGCTGACAGATACGAAGCGATGGAAAAAATAAGGTGTAAATTCTGTAAAGAGGGTATTTCCTGTCAGCTGTGTTCCATGGGACCGTGCCGTATCACTCCTCAAACCCCAAGGGGAGTATGTGGAATTGACGCCCACGGTATCGTTATGAGAAACCTCCTTCACAAAACAAACATGGGACTTGCAGCATATACATACCATGCAAGAGAGGTTGCTGAAACATTGAAAGCAACCGCAGAAGGCAAAACAATCTACACAATCAAAGACCCATCAAAAATAGACCTTTTAGCAGATATCCTTGATATTGATCAATCTCTTGAACTAAACGAAAAAGCAAAAGCGGTAGCTGAAAAATATCTCCAGCTACTTGCTGAAAACAGAGAATCAACACTTGTTGAAAAACTTGCACCTGAATCAAGAAAAGAGGTTTTCAGAAAACTTGGCATCTTCCCAAAAGGACCTTATCAGGAGCTCGTTGACTCTGTAACAAGAGGAATGACAAACATTGACGGAGACTACATTACTCTTGCCCTTGCAGCATTAAGAAACGGAGTGGCATCAGTATTTGGTTCTCTTGTTCCCCTTGAACTCATGCAGGATGCTCTATACGGCACTCCATCACCTCATGAAGGTGAAGTTGATCTTGGCGTTCTTGACCCGGACTACGTAAACATACTTCCAAACGGCCACGAGCCTTTCGTGGGACAGGCACTTATAGAACTTGCAAAAGATGAAAAGTTTCAGCAGATGGCAAAAGAAGCTGGAGCCAAAGGAATAAGAGTTGTAGGTTCTATTGAAACAGGACAGGAACTTCTTGCAAGAAACAATCTATCAGAAACATTTGCAGGCCTAACATCAAACTGGATAGGAATTGAATATTTTCTCTCTTCTGGAGCGGTTGATGTATTTGCTATGGATATGAACTGTTCCCTTGCAAACCTTAAAGAATATGCAGACAAATATAAATTTAAACTTGTAGCTGTAACAAACATAATAGGTGTTCCAGGCTCAGAAAGAATAGAGTATAAACCAGGAAATGAAAAGGAAGTAGCAGAAAAAATTATCAAACTTGCCATTGAAAACTTTAAAGAGAGAAAAGCTTCTGTTAAGCCAGAAAACCTTACTTCCTACAGACAAAAAGCGATCGTAGGATTCTCAGCAGAAGCAATAATAAACGCTTTAGGCGGAAGTCTTACTCCGCTACTTGAGGTCATAAAGTCAGGAGATATAAAGGGTGTTGTTGCCCTTGTTAACTGTTCAAGCCTTGGAAACGGCCCACAGGACAAGCTCACCGTTGAACTTGCAAAAGAACTTATAAAAAGGGACATTCTTGTGATAGGTGCCGGTTGTGGAAATGGAGGATTACAGATGGCCGGTCTTGAGACCCTTGAAGCAGCCGAAAAGTATGCAGGAGAAAAGCTAAAAGGCGTATGTAAAGCACTCGGTATTCCACCAGTACTATCGTTTGGAACATGTACAGATACAGGAAGAATCGTAATGACTGTTGTTGCCATAGCAAACGCTCTCGGAGTAGATACAGCAGACCTTCCTGTAGCTGTTACAGCACCAGAATATATGGAACAGAAGGCTGTAATAGATGGATTCTCTGCCGTTGCTATGGGTCTTTACACTCATGTTTCCCCAACTCCACCAGTAACAGGCTCTGATAAGGTTGTGAAACTTCTCCTTGAAGATGTTGAAGCACTTACAGGTGGAAAAATAGCAATAGGAGATGACCCTGTAGCCGTGGCAGATGGAATAGAAGCCCACATTCTAAAGAAAAGAGAAGCTCTCGGTATATAA
- a CDS encoding cupin domain-containing protein, translating to MKIIKSESVSPFDNPHKVKAQKLLERDDISVNLITLEKGEGLKLHKTPVDVLFFILSGEGIVEIGEEKEKVKEGDLIESPANIPHRLENTGDKTFKFLVLKLKTAGGKDA from the coding sequence ATGAAGATAATTAAAAGCGAATCTGTATCCCCATTTGATAATCCACACAAAGTAAAAGCTCAAAAACTCCTTGAAAGAGATGACATCTCTGTAAACCTTATAACCCTTGAGAAAGGGGAAGGGTTAAAACTTCACAAAACCCCGGTAGATGTTCTCTTTTTCATTCTATCTGGTGAAGGAATAGTTGAGATAGGGGAAGAAAAAGAGAAGGTGAAAGAAGGCGACCTTATTGAAAGCCCTGCCAACATTCCCCACCGGCTTGAAAATACAGGAGATAAAACTTTTAAATTTCTCGTTTTAAAACTAAAAACAGCAGGAGGGAAAGATGCTTAA
- a CDS encoding N-glycosylase/DNA lyase: MKYEKVKNFVKSFSKDEIIRIEKNDPQYKALEELYNSMEDRLLFIRLAVINALLSYQLNMKGEEYWKRFSEFFSSKRGVEYFPEFLKRYNYRILSGKLKRYEKVRDVVFCLLKTEEDLLYFSQNLNEFLEKLSKLLNQKRDAKTVVFAVKMFIYAFRIAFGKDIFAPCGIMIPLDSRISKISKDKDFWKRLEKETGIPLIHVDAVLWLSDNYRLLLKE, translated from the coding sequence ATGAAATATGAAAAGGTGAAGAATTTTGTTAAAAGTTTTTCCAAGGATGAAATTATCAGAATTGAAAAGAATGATCCACAGTATAAGGCCCTTGAGGAGTTGTATAACTCTATGGAGGATAGGCTTTTGTTTATTAGATTAGCTGTTATTAATGCTCTTTTATCGTACCAGCTTAACATGAAAGGGGAGGAGTACTGGAAACGTTTTTCAGAGTTTTTCTCCAGTAAAAGAGGTGTTGAGTATTTTCCTGAATTTTTGAAAAGGTATAACTACAGAATTTTAAGTGGAAAACTGAAAAGGTATGAAAAAGTTAGAGATGTTGTGTTTTGTCTTTTAAAAACAGAGGAAGATCTTCTTTATTTTTCTCAAAATCTTAATGAATTTCTTGAAAAACTTTCAAAACTGCTTAATCAGAAAAGGGATGCAAAGACGGTGGTTTTTGCTGTTAAAATGTTTATTTATGCTTTCAGAATAGCTTTTGGTAAGGATATTTTTGCTCCCTGTGGAATAATGATTCCACTTGATAGCAGGATTTCAAAAATTTCTAAAGATAAAGATTTCTGGAAGAGACTTGAGAAAGAGACGGGTATTCCTTTAATTCATGTAGATGCTGTCTTGTGGCTTTCAGATAATTACAGGTTGCTTTTAAAGGAATGA